One window of Treponema denticola genomic DNA carries:
- a CDS encoding TetR/AcrR family transcriptional regulator encodes MAKAFTEQERIKIKEKILEAALDLFHDKGTKALSIAELTKRAGIAQGSFYNFWKDKEALIMELIAYRSSQKLNYIEKKFSNSLSDPAEFLTDIIYRYSVDLMEKIQKQPMYEDAFKILEAKKLNEVHRIEILYDGFLTRLIEYWEQNDSIKRADKKGLLNAFSGSFLLCSHYYQFDKEYFNEMLMTFISGIVNKYIEK; translated from the coding sequence ATGGCAAAAGCATTTACCGAGCAAGAAAGAATCAAAATAAAAGAAAAGATATTGGAAGCGGCGCTTGATCTATTTCACGATAAGGGGACGAAGGCGCTGAGTATAGCTGAATTGACGAAGCGGGCGGGTATTGCGCAGGGAAGCTTTTATAATTTTTGGAAAGATAAAGAGGCTTTGATTATGGAACTCATTGCATATCGATCAAGCCAAAAATTAAATTATATTGAAAAGAAGTTTTCAAATTCTCTCTCCGATCCGGCGGAATTTCTTACTGACATAATATACCGATATTCGGTTGATCTTATGGAAAAAATTCAAAAGCAGCCCATGTATGAAGATGCTTTTAAAATACTTGAAGCAAAAAAACTGAATGAAGTTCATAGAATTGAAATTCTGTATGATGGCTTTTTAACGAGGCTCATAGAATATTGGGAGCAGAACGATTCGATTAAGCGGGCAGATAAAAAAGGCTTATTGAATGCGTTTAGTGGAAGTTTTTTATTATGTTCTCATTATTATCAGTTTGATAAAGAGTATTTTAATGAAATGCTGATGACATTTATATCCGGAATAGTAAATAAGTATATAGAAAAATAA
- a CDS encoding PEP/pyruvate-binding domain-containing protein has translation MILDFAQIHKDDILRAGGKGANLGEMTAAGINVPKGFVITAEAYREFLKENKIDEIISRTLVEKQTDEQALLSAAGEFRKKIIAGHFPAQLEKEIREKYAELGESARVAVRSSATAEDLPDASFAGQQETYLNVQGIEDVLIYICHCYASLWGDRAVSYRFNQGYNQNTVAIAVVIQEMVESEKAGVLFTLNPVTQNKDEMQINASYGLGESVVSGRVTADNYIVNKSGDIIEINIGSKETQIVYGDKNTKEESVSEAKRTARALNDTEIAGLVKAGLKIEKHYGMPMDIEWAIRKNEIYILQARAITTLKNNDDKKLIQKYIQSKPLTKSTKENMAFLLEKMPFAYRVLDFDYMMAINDQKARIFAEGGLVFNSNPAIDDDGIQTIFNVKKRLSLNIFHIFKIIRMLKNFDYCSEKCKKFMAHYEKEIERIKTLDFQNMSLAECSRFMEQSYELIQQLAYDRFKYALFPSFFMSKKFTKIIKRVDKNYSAFDFYWELNNKTAVIANDISRIADEIKKNAALTEAVLSGEKFKTLCAGFPEFKRLADDFIKHNGFKSDYNCYCIEAKTFIEDFDRLVNIIRPLLSADVQDSYNEKDKKYSSLMRNLQRLYGNKYPRIEKDIQHFRYFHVVREESQYLWEAVFYYVRQCVRRINILLLNSEDYKHGIVNLFHRELMEVLKTGRLTDVYKEKIRIRNEKFPLAEKVWEASKLLVFDSRGDVLKGVSGSQGTVVGKACLICKPEEFYKMQKGDVLVCHLTDPEWTPLFKLASAVVADTGSALSHAAIVAREFNIPAVLGVGFATAKFKDGDFIKVDGNKGEVRNC, from the coding sequence ATGATACTTGATTTTGCACAAATACATAAGGATGACATATTAAGGGCCGGCGGCAAGGGTGCTAACCTTGGAGAGATGACTGCTGCGGGAATAAATGTGCCGAAAGGATTTGTCATTACCGCAGAGGCCTATCGGGAATTTTTAAAAGAGAACAAAATAGACGAAATCATCTCACGCACTCTCGTAGAAAAGCAAACGGATGAACAGGCATTGCTATCTGCAGCCGGAGAATTTCGGAAAAAAATCATAGCAGGACATTTTCCCGCTCAATTGGAAAAAGAGATAAGAGAGAAATACGCTGAACTCGGAGAATCGGCGAGAGTTGCGGTGCGCTCATCGGCAACGGCGGAAGATTTACCCGATGCAAGCTTTGCAGGTCAGCAGGAAACTTATTTAAATGTGCAAGGCATAGAGGATGTATTGATTTACATATGTCATTGCTACGCTTCACTGTGGGGTGACAGGGCGGTAAGTTATCGTTTTAATCAGGGATATAATCAAAATACTGTTGCGATTGCAGTTGTCATTCAAGAAATGGTAGAAAGTGAAAAAGCCGGTGTTTTGTTTACGCTTAATCCGGTAACGCAAAACAAAGATGAAATGCAAATCAATGCAAGTTACGGATTGGGTGAGAGTGTTGTAAGCGGACGCGTAACGGCGGATAATTACATTGTAAACAAGTCGGGTGATATTATTGAAATAAATATCGGAAGTAAAGAAACACAAATCGTCTATGGCGATAAGAATACAAAAGAAGAATCGGTAAGCGAAGCAAAAAGAACAGCGCGGGCATTGAATGATACCGAGATTGCCGGTCTTGTAAAAGCCGGATTAAAAATAGAAAAGCATTACGGTATGCCGATGGATATTGAATGGGCAATACGAAAGAACGAAATATATATTTTACAGGCACGCGCAATAACAACCTTAAAAAACAATGATGATAAAAAACTTATTCAAAAATATATTCAAAGCAAGCCATTAACAAAAAGTACAAAAGAAAATATGGCATTTCTGCTTGAAAAGATGCCTTTTGCATATCGGGTGCTGGACTTTGATTATATGATGGCGATTAACGACCAAAAAGCAAGGATATTCGCGGAAGGCGGTCTTGTTTTTAATTCAAATCCTGCAATTGATGACGACGGTATTCAAACGATTTTTAATGTCAAAAAAAGGTTATCGTTGAATATTTTTCATATCTTTAAAATAATACGTATGCTTAAAAACTTCGACTATTGTTCGGAAAAGTGTAAAAAATTTATGGCGCATTATGAAAAAGAGATAGAGCGGATAAAAACCTTAGACTTTCAAAATATGAGCTTGGCGGAATGCAGTAGATTCATGGAACAAAGTTATGAGCTTATTCAACAGCTTGCTTATGACAGATTTAAATACGCCTTGTTCCCGTCTTTTTTTATGAGTAAAAAATTCACAAAAATAATTAAACGAGTAGATAAAAATTATTCTGCATTTGATTTTTATTGGGAACTCAATAATAAAACAGCCGTCATTGCAAACGATATTTCACGCATAGCCGATGAGATAAAGAAAAATGCAGCTCTAACCGAAGCCGTACTATCCGGAGAAAAATTCAAAACCCTGTGTGCCGGCTTTCCCGAATTTAAACGGCTCGCAGATGATTTTATAAAACACAACGGTTTTAAATCGGATTACAATTGCTATTGTATTGAAGCAAAAACATTTATCGAAGATTTCGACAGGCTTGTCAATATTATACGCCCGCTATTAAGTGCCGACGTTCAGGATTCTTATAATGAAAAAGATAAAAAATACTCAAGTTTAATGCGGAACTTACAGCGTCTTTATGGAAACAAATATCCTCGTATAGAAAAGGACATACAGCACTTTCGGTATTTTCATGTTGTCCGCGAAGAATCACAATATTTGTGGGAAGCTGTCTTTTATTATGTCAGGCAATGTGTAAGACGGATAAATATTCTTTTATTAAACAGTGAAGATTATAAACACGGAATTGTAAATCTTTTTCATCGTGAATTAATGGAAGTGCTTAAAACGGGACGGCTAACCGATGTCTATAAAGAAAAGATAAGAATACGGAATGAAAAATTTCCGCTTGCAGAAAAAGTTTGGGAAGCTTCAAAATTACTTGTGTTTGATTCAAGAGGCGATGTGCTGAAAGGAGTAAGCGGAAGTCAGGGGACTGTTGTAGGAAAGGCGTGCCTTATCTGCAAGCCTGAGGAATTTTATAAAATGCAAAAAGGCGATGTACTTGTGTGTCATCTTACGGATCCCGAATGGACTCCGCTTTTTAAACTTGCAAGTGCTGTCGTCGCAGATACCGGTTCCGCGTTAAGTCATGCTGCGATTGTCGCTCGGGAATTTAATATACCGGCAGTATTGGGTGTAGGTTTTGCCACCGCAAAATTTAAAGACGGCGATTTTATAAAAGTTGACGGAAACAAAGGCGAAGTGCGGAACTGTTGA